From one Deltaproteobacteria bacterium CG2_30_66_27 genomic stretch:
- a CDS encoding 30S ribosomal protein S10 produces the protein MEHQKIRIRLKAFDSRLLDKATGDIVEKARQTGAKVAGPIPLPTHIERFTVNRSPHGDKKSREQFEIRTHKRLLDIHEPPGATIDALMKLDLPAGVEVEIKL, from the coding sequence ATAGAGCACCAGAAGATACGGATCCGGCTGAAGGCCTTCGATTCCAGGCTTCTGGACAAGGCGACCGGTGACATCGTCGAAAAGGCGCGGCAGACGGGCGCCAAGGTCGCGGGGCCGATTCCCCTTCCGACCCATATCGAACGCTTCACGGTCAACCGGTCCCCCCACGGGGACAAGAAGAGCCGGGAGCAGTTCGAGATCCGCACCCATAAACGCCTCCTCGACATCCACGAGCCTCCGGGCGCGACGATCGACGCCCTCATGAAGCTCGATCTTCCCGCCGGGGTGGAAGTCGAGATCAAGCTCTGA
- a CDS encoding 50S ribosomal protein L3, with product MTTGILGKKLGMSQVFDTAGKVIPVTVIEAGPCTVIQRKTARTDGYDAVQIGFRQTKAGKVGKPMLGHFQKAGKGAFSALQEIRVEAAEPLDIGAEIKVDIFKEGDVVDVMGHSKGRGFTGVIKRWNFKGGRATHGSMFHRAPGSIGASAYPSRVIKNMKMAGQYGNERVTILNLRVVGVEPEKNLLLVRGAVPGAKNSLVYVRRAVKKPA from the coding sequence ATGACGACCGGAATATTGGGGAAAAAACTGGGCATGTCCCAGGTGTTCGACACGGCGGGGAAAGTGATCCCGGTCACCGTGATCGAGGCCGGGCCGTGCACCGTGATCCAGCGGAAGACGGCGCGGACCGACGGATACGACGCCGTGCAGATCGGATTCCGGCAGACGAAGGCCGGCAAGGTCGGAAAACCGATGCTGGGACACTTCCAGAAGGCGGGCAAGGGAGCGTTCAGCGCTCTCCAGGAGATCCGGGTCGAAGCCGCCGAACCGCTGGACATCGGCGCCGAGATCAAGGTCGACATCTTCAAGGAAGGCGATGTCGTCGACGTGATGGGGCACAGCAAGGGGCGTGGCTTCACGGGCGTCATCAAGCGGTGGAACTTCAAGGGCGGGCGCGCGACGCACGGCTCCATGTTCCATCGGGCCCCCGGGTCCATCGGCGCATCCGCGTATCCCTCGCGCGTCATCAAGAACATGAAGATGGCGGGCCAGTACGGAAACGAGCGGGTCACGATCCTCAATTTGCGCGTGGTCGGCGTGGAGCCCGAGAAGAACCTGCTGCTCGTCCGCGGCGCGGTGCCCGGCGCGAAAAACAGCCTGGTCTATGTGCGCCGGGCCGTGAAGAAACCGGCGTAA
- a CDS encoding 50S ribosomal protein L4, with amino-acid sequence MATVEIVNKEKKGTGTVELPESIFGAEVKTHLMHHVVTAKLAAARAGTHATKTRKDVRGGGKKPFRQKGTGRARMGTSRSPLLRGGGAVFGPHPRKYDGKVNRKEMKAALRSALSAKALENKIVLVDDLSLPFAKTKEFLKVAAALGLHDALIVIDGEPENLSLGVRNLKAFKTLPAKALNVYDILSYDQLVLTGAALDKISEVLAK; translated from the coding sequence ATGGCTACCGTGGAAATCGTGAACAAGGAAAAGAAGGGGACCGGGACCGTGGAACTCCCCGAGTCTATTTTCGGCGCAGAGGTGAAGACGCACCTGATGCACCACGTCGTGACCGCCAAGCTGGCGGCCGCCCGCGCGGGAACGCACGCCACGAAAACGCGCAAGGACGTCAGGGGCGGCGGAAAGAAGCCGTTTCGCCAGAAGGGGACCGGGCGCGCCCGGATGGGAACGTCCCGTTCGCCGCTGCTTCGGGGCGGAGGCGCCGTATTCGGCCCCCATCCACGGAAGTACGACGGGAAGGTGAACCGGAAGGAGATGAAGGCGGCGTTGCGCAGCGCCCTGAGCGCCAAGGCGCTCGAGAACAAGATCGTCCTCGTGGACGACCTCTCCCTCCCGTTCGCCAAAACGAAGGAATTTCTCAAGGTCGCGGCCGCGCTCGGCCTCCACGATGCGTTGATCGTGATCGACGGGGAGCCCGAAAACCTGTCCCTCGGCGTGCGGAATCTCAAGGCGTTCAAGACCCTGCCCGCAAAGGCGTTGAACGTGTACGACATCCTGTCGTACGACCAACTCGTGCTGACCGGCGCGGCTCTCGATAAAATCAGCGAGGTGCTGGCGAAATGA
- a CDS encoding 50S ribosomal protein L23 — MNLSDVIKRPLITEKATSLKAMSNAVLFAVDKRANKKEVREAVEKMFKVKVEDVRTMNVAGKVKRRGRTVGLRPGWKKAVVMLKAGDKIEFFEGV; from the coding sequence ATGAATCTATCCGACGTCATCAAGCGGCCGCTGATCACGGAGAAGGCGACCTCGCTGAAGGCGATGTCCAACGCGGTCCTGTTCGCCGTCGACAAGCGCGCCAACAAGAAGGAAGTCCGAGAGGCCGTCGAGAAGATGTTCAAGGTCAAGGTCGAAGACGTCCGGACGATGAACGTCGCCGGCAAGGTGAAGCGACGCGGTCGGACGGTGGGGCTTCGTCCCGGCTGGAAGAAGGCCGTGGTCATGCTGAAGGCGGGCGACAAGATCGAGTTCTTCGAAGGCGTCTGA
- a CDS encoding 50S ribosomal protein L2, with protein sequence MAIRNYKPTSPGRRGMTVLVMDDLTKKKPERALTESLSGSGGRNNLGEITVWHRGGGHKRRYRIVDFKRNKKDVPATVAAIEYDPNRSARLALLNYADGEKRYILCPVGISVGDTVLSGAGADIKPGNALPIRNIPVGTLVHNIELKVGKGGQIARSAGSVAQILAKEGSYAHLRLASGEVRLVFIECMATIGQVGNVDHEKVSIGKAGRNRWKGVRPTVRGVVMNPVDHPHGGGEGRSSGGRHPCTPWGKPTKGYKTRKSPSTDKYIVKRRGK encoded by the coding sequence ATGGCCATTCGTAACTACAAGCCGACCTCCCCAGGACGAAGGGGCATGACCGTCCTCGTCATGGACGATCTGACGAAGAAGAAGCCCGAACGCGCATTGACGGAGAGTCTTTCGGGAAGCGGCGGGAGAAACAACCTCGGTGAGATCACGGTGTGGCACCGCGGCGGGGGACATAAGCGCAGATATCGGATCGTCGACTTCAAGAGGAACAAGAAAGACGTCCCGGCGACCGTCGCGGCCATCGAATACGACCCGAACCGGTCCGCGCGCCTCGCCCTGCTGAACTACGCGGACGGGGAGAAGCGGTATATCCTCTGCCCGGTCGGGATCTCCGTCGGCGACACGGTTCTTTCCGGCGCCGGCGCCGACATCAAGCCGGGGAACGCGCTTCCGATCCGCAATATCCCGGTCGGGACGCTCGTGCACAACATCGAACTCAAGGTCGGGAAGGGCGGTCAGATCGCCCGGTCCGCCGGTTCGGTCGCGCAGATCCTGGCCAAGGAGGGTTCGTACGCGCACCTTCGACTGGCTTCCGGCGAGGTCCGGCTGGTTTTCATCGAGTGCATGGCGACGATCGGCCAGGTCGGAAACGTCGACCATGAAAAAGTGTCGATCGGCAAGGCGGGGCGCAATCGTTGGAAGGGTGTCCGTCCGACGGTCCGGGGCGTCGTCATGAACCCCGTCGATCACCCGCACGGCGGCGGCGAGGGACGATCCTCCGGTGGCCGGCATCCGTGCACCCCGTGGGGGAAGCCGACGAAGGGGTACAAGACTCGCAAGAGCCCGTCGACCGACAAGTACATCGTAAAGCGGCGCGGAAAATAA
- a CDS encoding 30S ribosomal protein S19, translating to MGRSVKKGPYVEEGLARKLNKAVETGDKKIIKTWSRRSTITPAMVGYTFAVHNGRKFMPVFVTENMVGHKFGEFSPTRTFHGHSGDRKAKVRK from the coding sequence GTGGGGCGATCCGTCAAGAAGGGACCGTACGTGGAGGAAGGCCTTGCACGTAAGTTGAACAAGGCCGTCGAAACCGGCGACAAGAAGATCATCAAGACCTGGTCCCGGCGCTCGACCATCACTCCCGCAATGGTGGGATACACGTTCGCCGTGCACAACGGACGGAAATTCATGCCCGTCTTCGTCACGGAAAACATGGTGGGCCACAAGTTCGGCGAGTTCTCGCCCACGCGGACGTTCCACGGCCACTCGGGAGACCGCAAGGCCAAGGTGAGGAAGTAA
- a CDS encoding 50S ribosomal protein L22: METTATAKFMRVSPRKARLVVNLIRGKKISEARTILALANKAAAVTVKKVLDSAIANAGQTGVIDVGTLYVKSACVNQGASQKRFRPAPMGRAHKYKRRTSHITIVVDEL; the protein is encoded by the coding sequence ATGGAAACGACAGCGACGGCCAAGTTCATGCGCGTCTCTCCGAGGAAGGCGCGCCTCGTGGTGAACCTGATCCGGGGGAAGAAGATCTCCGAGGCACGGACGATCCTTGCCCTTGCGAACAAGGCTGCCGCGGTAACCGTGAAGAAAGTCCTCGATTCGGCGATCGCCAACGCGGGGCAGACCGGCGTGATCGACGTCGGTACGCTCTACGTGAAGAGTGCCTGCGTGAACCAGGGGGCCTCGCAGAAACGGTTTCGGCCGGCGCCGATGGGAAGGGCGCACAAGTACAAGCGGCGGACCAGTCACATAACGATCGTGGTAGACGAGTTGTAG
- a CDS encoding 30S ribosomal protein S3: MGQKTHPFGFRLVSIRTWRSRWYSKKEYASQLQEDLRIRGFVKGRLSHAGVSSIEIERRSNRVNVLIATARPGIVIGKKGAEIEILKKEIKKLTPKEVSINILEIRRPETDGQLTAENVAMQLERRIAFRRAMKKTVLSSMKLGAKGIKIQVSGRLGGAEMSRTEWYREGRVPLHTLRADIDYGFAEAHTTYGIIGVKVWIYKGEVLPKAPSSPATNE, encoded by the coding sequence TTGGGACAGAAGACACACCCTTTCGGATTTCGGCTGGTGTCCATCCGGACCTGGCGATCGCGTTGGTACTCCAAAAAGGAGTACGCGTCGCAACTGCAGGAGGACCTGCGCATCCGCGGCTTCGTCAAGGGGCGGCTGAGCCACGCCGGGGTCTCCTCGATCGAGATCGAGCGGCGCAGCAACCGCGTAAACGTTCTCATCGCCACGGCCCGTCCGGGGATCGTGATCGGCAAGAAGGGCGCCGAGATCGAAATCCTGAAGAAGGAGATCAAGAAGCTCACGCCGAAGGAAGTGTCGATCAACATCCTCGAAATCCGGCGTCCGGAGACGGACGGGCAGCTGACCGCGGAGAACGTCGCGATGCAGCTGGAGCGGCGGATCGCTTTTCGCCGCGCCATGAAGAAGACCGTGCTCTCCTCGATGAAGCTGGGCGCCAAGGGGATCAAGATCCAGGTGTCCGGCCGCCTCGGTGGCGCCGAGATGTCCCGGACCGAGTGGTACCGCGAAGGGCGGGTTCCTCTCCACACCTTGCGGGCCGACATCGATTACGGGTTCGCGGAAGCCCATACGACCTACGGGATCATCGGGGTGAAGGTCTGGATCTACAAGGGCGAGGTGCTGCCGAAGGCTCCCTCTTCCCCCGCCACCAACGAATAG